A part of Miscanthus floridulus cultivar M001 chromosome 6, ASM1932011v1, whole genome shotgun sequence genomic DNA contains:
- the LOC136461923 gene encoding uncharacterized protein encodes MRAITGGVVSSEPCSLDKAARTLLWFSKSAASHLPSSDCDTYLRTVTDATVQLIYFREELGGRHQQGAANFDAHDYEDPVEGDRRHQDQESEGDMAVAAYGSHRDSAAGAELDLASSKKKGKKKKKNENPPEDRAVARADSHIPPSPEIATEKRKKKHPNKEIIVDVKQEPSFVVEEELVSEKKKSKKKKEKDHVKLEDDVNEVEEKIVNGSAAEQRVARTERERKKKKHEQEEGGTEVVKEEKRIADGDLDIEKKRKKKRGRGDVYDNAPEQVEHTKKKQKKHSGD; translated from the coding sequence ATGAGGGCTATCACCGGCGGCGTCGTCTCCTCCGAGCCCTGTTCCCTCGACAAGGCTGCCCGCACCCTCCTCTGGTTCTCCAAGTCTGCCGCCTCCCACCTACCCTCCTCCGACTGCGATACCTACCTCCGCACCGTGACCGACGCCACAGTACAGCTCATCTACTTCCGCGAAGAACTCGGCGGCAGGCACCAGCAGGGTGCCGCCAACTTCGATGCCCACGACTATGAGGATCCGGTGGAGGGCGATAGAAGGCACCAAGACCAGGAGAGCGAAGGGGACATGGCGGTTGCCGCTTATGGTTCCCACCGCGATTCTGCCGCGGGGGCGGAGCTAGATCTTGCCTCCAgtaagaagaagggcaagaagaagaagaagaatgagaaTCCCCCGGAGGATAGAGCGGTTGCCCGTGCTGACTCGCACATCCCCCCGTCACCAGAAATTGCCactgagaagaggaagaagaagcatccGAATAAGGAAATCATCGTCGATGTGAAGCAGGAGCCTAGTTTCGTGGTGGAAGAAGAGCTGGTGAGtgaaaagaagaagagcaagaagaaaaaagagaaggATCATGTGAAACTGGAAGATGATGTGAATGAGGTGGAAGAGAAAATCGTCAATGGCAGTGCAGCAGAACAGAGAGTTGCCAGAACAGAGAGGGAAAGGAAGAAAAAGAAGCATGAACAAGAGGAAGGCGGCACTGAGGTTGTGAAGGAGGAGAAGAGGATTGCTGATGGTGATCTAGACATagagaagaagaggaaaaagAAGAGGGGTAGAGGTGACGTTTATGATAATGCTCCAGAGCAGGTAGAACATACAAAGAAGAAGCAAAAGAAGCATTCTGGAGATTAG
- the LOC136457940 gene encoding isoflavone reductase homolog IRL-like isoform X3: MEKSRILIIGGTGHIGKHIVTASVRLGHLTVVLTRDSSPSDPAKAQLIKSFADSGAALIKGDVSDHGSLVKAVKSADIVISAVGPHQVGEQTRIIAAIKEAGNVKVDNDHSVYVPTQQLPVPLDILLSIGHAVYIKGEHKFKIDPSSGVDAGELYPDVKYTTVDDYLNRLL; the protein is encoded by the exons ATGGAGAAGAGCAGGATCCTCATCATTGGTGGCACAGGCCATATTGGCAAGCATATTGTTACTGCAAGCGTCCGGCTTGGCCACCTAACTGTTGTCCTCACCAGGGATTCTTCACCATCTGACCCAGCTAAGGCGCAGCTCATCAAAAGCTTTGCCGATTCCGGTGCTGCTCTCATCAAG GGAGATGTATCAGACCATGGAAGCCTGGTAAAGGCCGTTAAGTCTGCCGATATAGTCATCTCAGCAGTGGGCCCCCACCAAGTCGGCGAGCAAACAAGGATCATTGCTGCGATCAAGGAGGCAGGCAATGTCAAG GTGGACAACGATCACTCAGTCTATGTCCCAACCCAAC AACTTCCGGTCCCGCTGGACATCCTACTGTCAATTGGGCATGCGGTGTACATCAAGGGGGAACATAAGTTCAAGATCGACCCATCGTCGGGGGTGGACGCCGGCGAGCTGTACCCGGACGTGAAGTACACCACTGTCGATGATTACCTCAACAGGCTGCTCTGA
- the LOC136457940 gene encoding isoflavone reductase homolog IRL-like isoform X1, giving the protein MEKSRILIIGGTGHIGKHIVTASVRLGHLTVVLTRDSSPSDPAKAQLIKSFADSGAALIKKGRPGAVVRAVSLSHQVMGSKQPLRRFAGEGFLRFSLPQTPLISEPPALGLPPLGDVSDHGSLVKAVKSADIVISAVGPHQVGEQTRIIAAIKEAGNVKVDNDHSVYVPTQQLPVPLDILLSIGHAVYIKGEHKFKIDPSSGVDAGELYPDVKYTTVDDYLNRLL; this is encoded by the exons ATGGAGAAGAGCAGGATCCTCATCATTGGTGGCACAGGCCATATTGGCAAGCATATTGTTACTGCAAGCGTCCGGCTTGGCCACCTAACTGTTGTCCTCACCAGGGATTCTTCACCATCTGACCCAGCTAAGGCGCAGCTCATCAAAAGCTTTGCCGATTCCGGTGCTGCTCTCATCAAG aagggcaggcctggtgcagtggtgagagctgtctcactgagtcaccaggtcatgggttcgaagcagcctctccgtagatttGCGGGAGAAGGCTTCCTCAggttttcccttccccagaccccactcatatcggagcctccggcactgggtctccCCCCGTTG GGAGATGTATCAGACCATGGAAGCCTGGTAAAGGCCGTTAAGTCTGCCGATATAGTCATCTCAGCAGTGGGCCCCCACCAAGTCGGCGAGCAAACAAGGATCATTGCTGCGATCAAGGAGGCAGGCAATGTCAAG GTGGACAACGATCACTCAGTCTATGTCCCAACCCAAC AACTTCCGGTCCCGCTGGACATCCTACTGTCAATTGGGCATGCGGTGTACATCAAGGGGGAACATAAGTTCAAGATCGACCCATCGTCGGGGGTGGACGCCGGCGAGCTGTACCCGGACGTGAAGTACACCACTGTCGATGATTACCTCAACAGGCTGCTCTGA
- the LOC136457940 gene encoding isoflavone reductase homolog IRL-like isoform X2: MEKSRILIIGGTGHIGKHIVTASVRLGHLTVVLTRDSSPSDPAKAQLIKSFADSGAALIKKGRPGAVVRAVSLSHQVMGSKQPLRRFAGEGFLRFSLPQTPLISEPPALGLPPLGDVSDHGSLVKAVKSADIVISAVGPHQVGEQTRIIAAIKEAGNVKNFRSRWTSYCQLGMRCTSRGNISSRSTHRRGWTPASCTRT; this comes from the exons ATGGAGAAGAGCAGGATCCTCATCATTGGTGGCACAGGCCATATTGGCAAGCATATTGTTACTGCAAGCGTCCGGCTTGGCCACCTAACTGTTGTCCTCACCAGGGATTCTTCACCATCTGACCCAGCTAAGGCGCAGCTCATCAAAAGCTTTGCCGATTCCGGTGCTGCTCTCATCAAG aagggcaggcctggtgcagtggtgagagctgtctcactgagtcaccaggtcatgggttcgaagcagcctctccgtagatttGCGGGAGAAGGCTTCCTCAggttttcccttccccagaccccactcatatcggagcctccggcactgggtctccCCCCGTTG GGAGATGTATCAGACCATGGAAGCCTGGTAAAGGCCGTTAAGTCTGCCGATATAGTCATCTCAGCAGTGGGCCCCCACCAAGTCGGCGAGCAAACAAGGATCATTGCTGCGATCAAGGAGGCAGGCAATGTCAAG AACTTCCGGTCCCGCTGGACATCCTACTGTCAATTGGGCATGCGGTGTACATCAAGGGGGAACATAAGTTCAAGATCGACCCATCGTCGGGGGTGGACGCCGGCGAGCTGTACCCGGACGTGA